A genomic stretch from Dethiosulfovibrio faecalis includes:
- a CDS encoding SH3 domain-containing C40 family peptidase, whose translation MRLKTVRSTAVAMALLCLQLPAWGLGGIEGIPQSPIYHAVSQTDRPIIPKEIQQRQYEKLKTRFYSPWDQDEPREAKEVIQWALDRYCRDGIYGENLSPRTDEWKKRMAESCRVDSVGELGTKAISLRETSLRLFPTGSPAFLSPDLPGEGYPFDYLQNSLVHGGEPLYLSHLSEDGLWGWCDTSYASGWVDMADLATVNDEMATRWRSMELAAVVREDVVLAHRGRSLFKAKIGTLLPMKSRGATTVTVEIPMTGPDGIASSVELRAPMTSVSPTPLSPTAWSAAALAEQLMNEIYGWGGFLKNRDCSATTRDLMLPLGIWLPRNSSAQAKEGKVISLDGLSRQEKIDTISREGVPFFSLIGQPGHIMLYVGTYRGKPLILHDMWGIRTERKGREGRYIVGKTVISTLDLGEDLPDHAPGKLILDRIDRLTIPWLPET comes from the coding sequence ATGAGGTTAAAAACCGTTCGATCGACCGCTGTGGCTATGGCCCTTCTGTGTCTCCAGCTCCCCGCCTGGGGACTCGGAGGCATAGAGGGGATACCACAGTCGCCCATATATCACGCCGTATCCCAGACGGACCGACCGATAATACCCAAAGAAATTCAGCAAAGACAGTACGAAAAGCTCAAAACGCGTTTTTACTCTCCCTGGGACCAGGACGAGCCGAGAGAGGCCAAAGAGGTTATACAATGGGCTCTGGACCGTTACTGTAGAGACGGGATATACGGCGAAAACCTCTCCCCTCGCACCGACGAATGGAAAAAGAGGATGGCCGAGTCATGCCGGGTCGACTCGGTCGGAGAGCTGGGGACGAAGGCCATCTCCTTGAGGGAGACCTCCTTGAGACTGTTCCCTACGGGATCACCCGCCTTTCTGTCTCCCGACCTGCCGGGAGAGGGGTACCCCTTCGACTACCTACAGAACAGCCTGGTCCACGGAGGAGAGCCTCTCTACCTGTCTCACCTCTCCGAAGACGGACTTTGGGGATGGTGCGACACGTCCTACGCCTCGGGATGGGTGGACATGGCCGACCTGGCGACGGTGAACGACGAAATGGCGACGCGATGGAGATCCATGGAGCTGGCTGCGGTAGTGAGAGAAGACGTCGTTCTGGCACATCGCGGTAGGTCGCTCTTCAAGGCCAAGATAGGGACTCTGCTGCCTATGAAATCCAGAGGGGCGACCACCGTCACGGTGGAGATTCCCATGACAGGACCGGACGGGATAGCCTCGTCCGTCGAGCTGAGGGCGCCGATGACCTCCGTGTCCCCGACACCACTAAGCCCTACCGCCTGGAGTGCGGCGGCCCTGGCGGAGCAGTTGATGAACGAGATCTACGGCTGGGGAGGCTTTCTGAAAAACCGGGATTGCAGCGCCACCACCAGAGACCTTATGCTGCCTCTAGGCATCTGGCTGCCCAGAAACTCAAGTGCTCAGGCCAAGGAGGGCAAGGTCATATCCCTGGATGGACTATCTCGGCAGGAGAAGATAGATACGATCTCGAGAGAGGGAGTACCGTTTTTCTCCCTGATAGGCCAGCCGGGACACATAATGCTCTACGTGGGAACCTACAGGGGAAAACCCTTGATACTTCACGACATGTGGGGAATAAGGACCGAGAGAAAAGGCCGTGAGGGACGCTATATAGTGGGCAAAACCGTGATATCCACACTGGACCTGGGAGAGGACCTTCCGGACCACGCCCCGGGCAAACTGATACTGGACCGAATCGACAGATTGACGATTCCATGGCTCCCCGAAACATAA
- a CDS encoding NCS2 family permease, with amino-acid sequence MFTDLLAALAVVVNGIPQGLLALMFGFAALPTALAFGVGIAGSLYFNSVATISFQAETITLAGTMGKDLSERLSMVFWGALFLLIPSMLGMNEKIVSAIGPVVVNSMMAGVGLMLANVAIDLFSSERWSGSASVAVALVVWFLTKDLARTIIVSVLASTLLYNYLLRCRGMDLDVHVIDGANEKFRFGMVKWDIWRHPRILYGALAMACLNIGANISFGKITGSIAGVGTDIDHLAIYSSLADMASTLFGGAPVESIISGTATAPNPVRSSVMMMAIMAALLLFKLLPTIGRYVHRSSIAGFLLVLGVFVTFSTNMAAAVSLVPDFQGPFGMTPWGMVIGATVFASARWNPFFGLLAGVAVRLAFGI; translated from the coding sequence ATGTTCACCGATTTACTCGCCGCTCTTGCGGTGGTAGTCAACGGAATACCTCAGGGGCTGTTGGCCCTCATGTTCGGCTTCGCCGCCCTACCGACGGCGTTGGCCTTCGGGGTGGGAATAGCCGGGTCCCTTTACTTCAACTCGGTAGCCACCATATCGTTCCAGGCCGAGACCATCACCCTGGCAGGCACCATGGGGAAGGATCTGTCCGAAAGGCTCAGCATGGTCTTCTGGGGAGCCTTGTTCCTGCTGATCCCGTCTATGCTGGGCATGAACGAAAAGATAGTCTCGGCGATAGGCCCTGTGGTGGTCAACTCCATGATGGCCGGGGTGGGCCTGATGTTGGCCAACGTGGCCATAGACCTCTTCTCGTCGGAACGCTGGTCCGGTTCGGCCTCGGTAGCCGTGGCCCTCGTGGTGTGGTTCCTGACCAAAGATTTAGCCAGGACAATCATCGTGTCAGTCCTGGCCTCGACGCTTCTGTACAACTACCTGCTGAGATGCAGGGGGATGGACCTGGACGTTCACGTGATAGACGGGGCAAACGAGAAGTTCCGCTTCGGCATGGTCAAGTGGGATATATGGCGCCATCCCAGGATACTCTACGGAGCCCTGGCCATGGCCTGCCTCAACATAGGGGCCAACATCTCCTTCGGAAAGATAACCGGCAGCATAGCAGGGGTCGGCACCGACATAGATCACCTGGCCATCTACTCCAGCCTCGCCGACATGGCCTCCACCCTGTTCGGAGGGGCTCCGGTGGAGTCCATCATATCCGGAACCGCCACTGCTCCGAACCCGGTTAGATCGTCTGTCATGATGATGGCCATAATGGCCGCCCTGCTGCTGTTCAAGCTGCTGCCCACCATAGGACGGTACGTGCACCGCTCGTCCATCGCCGGCTTTCTGCTGGTGCTGGGGGTGTTCGTGACCTTCTCCACCAACATGGCCGCAGCGGTATCTCTGGTTCCGGATTTCCAGGGCCCCTTCGGCATGACCCCCTGGGGAATGGTGATCGGAGCTACCGTGTTCGCCTCGGCCAGATGGAATCCCTTCTTCGGATTGCTGGCGGGAGTGGCGGTAAGACTGGCCTTCGGGATATAG
- a CDS encoding phosphoribosyltransferase family protein, with amino-acid sequence MDFYELHLAGLVRRLPKVAISKNLSIASFVMMGDTELVERCAEKLTEKLGDTSLDALVCPEAKAIPLTHAMARIMKLNYVVIRKSVKGYMVEPLVETVRSITTTEEQTLVMDGSDVAKIRGRKVCLVDDVVSTGASLRSARQILDRAGAITVAQAAPLLEEGGHDGEGVTFLETLPVFPTGK; translated from the coding sequence ATGGACTTTTACGAACTACACCTGGCGGGACTGGTCAGGCGACTGCCCAAGGTAGCGATCTCGAAGAACCTGTCCATAGCGTCTTTCGTGATGATGGGAGATACGGAACTGGTGGAACGATGCGCCGAGAAGCTGACCGAAAAGCTGGGCGATACATCCCTGGACGCACTGGTCTGCCCCGAGGCGAAGGCGATTCCCCTGACCCACGCCATGGCCAGGATCATGAAGCTTAACTACGTCGTCATAAGGAAATCGGTGAAGGGCTACATGGTGGAGCCTCTGGTCGAGACGGTGAGATCGATAACCACCACAGAAGAACAGACCCTCGTCATGGACGGATCGGACGTGGCCAAGATAAGAGGGAGAAAGGTGTGTCTGGTGGACGACGTGGTGTCCACAGGGGCGTCTCTCCGATCGGCCAGACAGATACTCGACAGGGCCGGAGCCATAACGGTGGCTCAGGCAGCGCCTCTGCTCGAGGAGGGAGGTCACGACGGAGAAGGAGTGACCTTCTTGGAGACTCTGCCGGTATTCCCCACGGGAAAATAG
- a CDS encoding MBL fold metallo-hydrolase, with translation MADLKLTHLLGDSYVVEGRIKLGLWGPKDDTVLLDSGMDESSGRALRRMIEREDRHLNWVACTHFHADHVGGCAYLKKSTGCSVAMPAFESPFLEETIYEPSFLWGASPFGALKNKFLMAPVCQVDRRLPQCGEWEETGLRLVSLAGHSPGMVGYVTPDEVAYVGDSLFDSDMVEAHGMLYVVDVAEWLVTLDFLERLEARWFVPCHASTVEDPSRLISVTRRHLLDISDRVLSLCRTPMTRDDLLGKLMEWLDKKMDPLRYVLNLGALSAHLSYLIDRGEVEPLEDRGRLLWKAVD, from the coding sequence ATGGCGGATCTGAAATTGACACATCTCTTGGGAGATAGCTATGTCGTGGAGGGGCGCATAAAGCTGGGGCTCTGGGGACCTAAGGACGATACGGTTCTTCTGGATTCGGGCATGGACGAATCGTCCGGCAGGGCTTTGAGGCGCATGATCGAAAGGGAAGACCGGCACCTGAACTGGGTAGCCTGCACCCATTTTCACGCCGATCACGTCGGCGGATGTGCCTATCTGAAGAAGTCCACCGGATGTTCCGTGGCTATGCCGGCCTTCGAGAGTCCGTTTCTGGAGGAGACGATCTACGAGCCGTCGTTCCTGTGGGGGGCGTCGCCTTTCGGGGCTCTCAAGAACAAGTTTCTGATGGCCCCGGTGTGTCAGGTGGATCGACGGTTGCCTCAGTGTGGAGAGTGGGAGGAAACCGGCCTGAGACTGGTCTCGTTGGCGGGGCATTCCCCGGGGATGGTGGGCTACGTTACGCCGGACGAGGTCGCCTACGTGGGGGATTCGTTGTTCGACTCCGATATGGTGGAGGCTCACGGAATGCTTTACGTGGTGGACGTGGCGGAATGGCTCGTTACCCTCGATTTTCTGGAGAGGCTGGAGGCCCGGTGGTTCGTTCCCTGCCACGCTTCGACCGTGGAGGATCCCTCCAGGCTTATCTCCGTGACGAGACGGCATCTGCTGGATATATCCGACAGGGTCCTCTCCCTTTGCAGAACCCCGATGACCAGAGACGATCTGTTGGGAAAGTTGATGGAATGGCTGGACAAGAAGATGGATCCCCTGAGATACGTCTTGAACCTCGGGGCCCTTTCGGCTCATCTCAGCTATCTGATAGACCGTGGAGAGGTGGAACCTCTGGAGGACCGGGGGCGATTGCTCTGGAAAGCGGTGGATTGA
- a CDS encoding S10 family peptidase yields the protein MKKSYLALLLGAFILTALSSIGWAETEKDVVAPEEQPRSQEVVPEKAIVPLDASVTDHTVTVAGKKLNYRARAELMPVFDDKGEELGRVFYVAYSRTKVSGKDRPVTFAFNGGPGSSSLFLHMGAFGPKVVKSSPKGIGLPRPPYVVQDNGDTILEDTDLVFVDPIGTGFSRGSDPESNERFWGVSEDVASVAQFIRMYLTREGRWGSPIYIAGESYGGIRATGLASALMDMGIMPSGIILVAPVASYGDLVPDSSNDRPYIHALPAMAAAAWYHGKLPEDLQSLPLEKVLSKVRDWASGAYLKALWAGNGLSEEDFDAVLEGLNRYTSLPERDIKSLNLRVPPAVFLSGLLQDDRLMISRYDTRLTGPGGWYDYGEDPMFTLVGAPYYTAFMSYLRDDLDFSTDREYLSGNDEALYRWNFQSGSEAFVGYPNTVDLLASAMRRCDFLKVFVAMGAYDMTCTADSILYTLGRLDVPVERLKKNVTVRTYDGGHMMYTNPSAKAVLKSDLDRFFGGR from the coding sequence ATGAAAAAATCTTATCTGGCTCTGTTATTGGGGGCGTTTATATTAACTGCTTTGTCCTCCATAGGATGGGCTGAGACGGAAAAGGATGTAGTTGCCCCGGAGGAACAGCCTAGGTCTCAGGAGGTCGTTCCGGAAAAGGCGATCGTGCCTTTGGACGCCTCGGTCACCGACCACACCGTGACGGTGGCAGGCAAGAAGTTGAACTATCGGGCCAGGGCTGAGTTGATGCCGGTCTTCGACGATAAGGGCGAGGAGCTTGGCAGGGTCTTCTACGTGGCCTACTCCAGGACCAAGGTCTCCGGAAAGGACAGACCTGTGACCTTCGCCTTCAACGGAGGCCCCGGTTCTTCGTCTCTTTTTCTCCACATGGGGGCTTTCGGTCCCAAGGTGGTGAAGTCGTCTCCTAAAGGGATAGGCCTTCCAAGGCCGCCCTACGTCGTTCAGGACAACGGAGACACGATCCTGGAGGATACGGATCTGGTTTTCGTGGACCCCATAGGAACCGGCTTCAGCAGGGGGAGCGATCCCGAGTCGAACGAACGTTTTTGGGGAGTTTCCGAGGACGTAGCCTCGGTCGCCCAGTTCATAAGGATGTATCTGACCAGAGAGGGCCGTTGGGGATCGCCTATATATATCGCCGGGGAGAGCTACGGCGGCATCAGGGCCACCGGGCTGGCGTCGGCTCTGATGGACATGGGCATAATGCCTTCCGGTATCATTCTGGTGGCTCCGGTGGCGAGCTACGGCGACCTGGTGCCGGACAGCAGCAACGACAGGCCCTACATCCACGCCCTGCCCGCCATGGCGGCAGCGGCCTGGTATCACGGCAAGCTTCCGGAGGATCTTCAAAGCCTGCCTCTGGAGAAGGTCCTCTCCAAGGTCAGGGACTGGGCCTCCGGCGCCTATCTGAAGGCCCTATGGGCCGGCAACGGGTTGTCCGAGGAGGATTTCGATGCGGTGCTGGAGGGGCTGAACCGTTACACATCTCTTCCTGAGAGAGACATAAAAAGCCTGAATTTGAGGGTCCCCCCTGCAGTATTTCTATCCGGGCTTCTCCAGGATGATCGTCTCATGATCAGTCGCTACGATACGAGGCTCACCGGCCCGGGCGGCTGGTACGACTACGGAGAGGATCCCATGTTCACCCTGGTCGGTGCCCCTTACTACACGGCTTTCATGTCCTATCTCAGGGATGATCTCGATTTTTCCACAGATAGAGAATATCTGAGCGGCAACGACGAGGCCCTCTACCGCTGGAACTTCCAGTCCGGCTCGGAGGCATTCGTAGGGTACCCGAACACGGTGGATCTCCTGGCCAGCGCTATGAGACGGTGCGATTTTCTCAAGGTATTCGTGGCCATGGGAGCTTACGATATGACCTGTACCGCCGATTCCATCCTCTATACACTGGGACGTCTGGACGTTCCCGTGGAGAGGCTGAAGAAGAACGTCACGGTTAGGACCTACGACGGCGGCCACATGATGTACACCAATCCATCCGCCAAGGCGGTTCTTAAATCCGATCTGGACCGGTTCTTCGGGGGTAGATAG
- a CDS encoding methyl-accepting chemotaxis protein: MKRSLLLKLVLPLGVLVGLFTLSLGSTLVITSGQDKDGMVINLAGRQRMLSQSIAKASLAYGLSGDSKYKEEALSSISLFKETNRVLISGGKAPLDPKAGTWTDIPAASPEVVALLREVDKSFSSYLKAVDKVLSGSDEGAWKDVVEKAQSVLAAAAKATVAIETYAGRKVIILERIQEVSLVLALLIAFLCVVFYRKSLVTPIREMNLFMGRSTEGKADLTWRLPVRSADETGRMASGFNDFMELLRTNFWETSQGTQDFLAAFNSLARSLELFSRTFRSMEEGVVRGAKAVDQVSSAVETQYATSEEIASTSQALARMAEDLNQTVADVVSKAKEGEAALGETSVAMESARGQAEQVSQRALSLADKAKVIHQVVQTIQGIAEQTNLLALNAAIEAARAGEAGRGFAVVAEEVRKLAEESKGAAVQIGDNLTGLMDGVDGTSKDVMSMSDEMQGVAERISGVVQAITVILEGMDNTNEVSQTVAASAQELSASSQEMASGAESVSRFASEINQVIGDAGESVKSLSGMVDDLSGRVNDGAREGEELLEELSKMNLGTCADMMSVVSKAVDAHRAWMNRLESLLEGGLWDLETDPTKCRFGLFLSTATPPDHLTDRWKEVVSLHDKLHHMGHEIEAHLSEGRKGAAEKTTMEARDVSSRLASLLMDLARECSGKGSGVPALASSTERR; this comes from the coding sequence ATGAAAAGAAGTCTTCTTCTCAAGCTGGTGTTGCCCTTAGGGGTTTTGGTGGGGCTGTTCACCCTGTCACTGGGGTCTACCTTGGTTATAACCTCCGGTCAGGACAAAGACGGGATGGTCATAAACCTGGCAGGCAGGCAGAGGATGCTTTCCCAGAGTATCGCCAAGGCCTCCTTGGCCTATGGATTATCCGGCGATAGCAAGTATAAGGAGGAGGCTTTGTCCTCCATCTCCCTTTTCAAGGAGACCAACCGTGTTCTGATATCGGGGGGAAAAGCTCCGCTGGATCCCAAGGCGGGCACTTGGACCGATATTCCCGCCGCTTCCCCCGAGGTGGTAGCGCTTCTCAGGGAGGTGGACAAATCTTTCTCTTCTTATCTTAAGGCGGTGGATAAGGTGTTGTCCGGTTCGGACGAAGGGGCCTGGAAAGACGTCGTCGAGAAGGCTCAGTCCGTACTCGCCGCGGCGGCTAAGGCGACCGTTGCAATAGAGACCTACGCCGGACGGAAGGTCATAATCTTGGAGAGGATACAGGAGGTCTCGCTGGTACTGGCCCTTCTGATCGCTTTTCTGTGTGTGGTTTTCTATCGTAAATCCCTGGTAACCCCCATAAGGGAGATGAATCTCTTCATGGGGCGTTCCACCGAGGGGAAAGCCGACCTCACATGGCGTCTTCCAGTTCGATCCGCTGACGAGACCGGACGGATGGCATCGGGTTTTAACGACTTTATGGAGCTCCTTCGTACCAATTTTTGGGAGACCTCCCAGGGAACCCAGGACTTCCTGGCGGCTTTCAACTCTCTGGCCCGTTCTCTGGAGCTATTTTCCCGTACATTCAGGTCCATGGAGGAGGGGGTGGTGCGAGGCGCCAAGGCGGTGGATCAGGTCTCCAGCGCTGTTGAGACCCAGTACGCCACCTCGGAGGAGATAGCCTCCACCTCTCAGGCTTTGGCCCGTATGGCGGAAGACCTCAACCAGACCGTGGCGGACGTGGTTTCCAAGGCCAAAGAGGGAGAGGCCGCCTTGGGAGAGACCTCCGTCGCTATGGAATCAGCCAGAGGACAGGCGGAGCAGGTATCCCAGAGGGCCTTATCCTTGGCGGATAAGGCTAAGGTTATACACCAGGTGGTACAGACCATTCAGGGAATAGCGGAGCAGACTAACCTACTGGCACTCAACGCGGCTATAGAGGCGGCCAGGGCTGGCGAGGCGGGGCGGGGATTCGCCGTAGTTGCCGAAGAAGTCAGGAAACTGGCGGAGGAGAGCAAAGGTGCTGCAGTTCAGATAGGCGATAACCTGACGGGACTTATGGATGGCGTCGACGGTACATCCAAAGACGTCATGTCCATGTCGGACGAGATGCAGGGAGTGGCCGAGAGGATCTCCGGAGTGGTCCAGGCCATAACTGTGATACTTGAGGGCATGGACAACACCAACGAGGTATCTCAGACCGTTGCCGCCAGCGCTCAGGAACTCTCCGCCTCCTCTCAGGAGATGGCATCCGGAGCCGAGTCGGTTTCCCGGTTCGCGTCGGAGATAAACCAGGTTATAGGAGACGCCGGGGAGTCGGTCAAGTCCCTATCAGGCATGGTCGACGATTTGTCCGGCAGGGTGAACGACGGGGCCAGGGAAGGCGAGGAGCTTCTTGAGGAGCTTTCAAAGATGAACCTGGGTACCTGTGCCGACATGATGTCGGTTGTGTCAAAGGCGGTTGATGCTCACAGAGCATGGATGAATCGTCTGGAGTCCTTGCTCGAGGGAGGTCTCTGGGATCTCGAGACCGACCCGACCAAGTGTCGCTTCGGGTTGTTCCTTTCCACGGCGACCCCTCCTGATCACCTGACCGACAGGTGGAAAGAGGTGGTTTCTCTGCACGATAAGCTCCATCACATGGGTCACGAAATAGAGGCCCACCTTTCCGAGGGAAGGAAGGGGGCGGCTGAGAAGACTACGATGGAGGCGAGAGATGTAAGCTCTCGATTGGCCTCTCTGTTGATGGACTTGGCCCGAGAGTGTTCCGGAAAGGGTTCAGGGGTTCCTGCTCTGGCATCCTCTACCGAGAGGAGATAG
- a CDS encoding peptide chain release factor 3: MTVSNSSELKRQIERRRTFGIISHPDAGKTTLTEKLLLFGGAITMAGAVKSRKASRHATSDWMSIEQERGISVTSSVMKFEYRDYEINLLDTPGHKDFSEDTYRVLTAVDSAVMVIDSVKGVEEQTRRLMEVCRMRNTPIMTFVNKLDREGMSPLEVMSDIEETLQIECAPLTWPVGMGKGYKGTYDIYRKKLTLFRAGFESLREQDMVTEISDLSDPRLDELLGSQADDLRGDVELLEGAANPFDLDDYLKGSQTPVFFGSAVNNFGVKEMLDSFVEIAPCPGPRETTTRTVSPDEEEFSGFVFKIQANMDLAHRDRLAFMRICSGKFQRGMKVKHHRIGKDITMSNPTIFMAQDRELVDEAWPGDIVGIHNHGTIKIGDTFTDKEPLQYTGIPSFAPEHFRRVRLDSPMKSKQLHKGLLQLSEEGAIQVFRPINDNIFILGAVGVLQFDVAVARLKAEYSVDASYDSTPYSVARWVRCDDPKKMAEFEKTQQNNLAKDSADQLVYLAANNWDLKYVENHWPEVQFLKTCEHSGE, encoded by the coding sequence ATGACCGTCAGCAATTCCTCGGAACTTAAAAGACAGATAGAGCGTCGCAGGACCTTCGGTATAATAAGCCACCCCGACGCGGGAAAGACTACCCTCACGGAGAAGCTCCTGCTCTTCGGAGGAGCCATAACCATGGCGGGAGCGGTAAAATCACGCAAGGCCTCCCGTCACGCCACCAGCGACTGGATGTCCATCGAGCAGGAAAGGGGAATCTCCGTCACCAGCTCGGTGATGAAGTTCGAATATCGGGACTACGAGATAAACCTGCTGGACACCCCGGGACACAAGGACTTTTCCGAGGACACATACAGGGTTCTCACCGCCGTGGACAGCGCCGTGATGGTTATAGACAGCGTCAAGGGGGTCGAGGAACAAACCAGGAGGCTCATGGAAGTCTGCCGGATGAGAAACACACCCATCATGACCTTCGTGAACAAGCTGGACAGGGAGGGAATGTCTCCCTTAGAGGTGATGTCCGACATAGAGGAAACCCTACAGATAGAGTGCGCCCCTCTCACCTGGCCGGTGGGAATGGGCAAGGGCTATAAGGGGACCTACGACATATACAGAAAAAAGCTCACCCTCTTCCGTGCCGGCTTCGAGTCCCTGAGGGAACAGGACATGGTGACGGAGATATCCGACCTGTCCGACCCCAGGCTGGACGAGCTTCTGGGATCCCAGGCGGACGACCTGAGAGGCGACGTGGAACTTCTGGAGGGAGCGGCCAACCCCTTCGACCTGGACGACTACCTTAAGGGCAGCCAGACCCCGGTCTTCTTCGGAAGCGCCGTGAACAACTTCGGCGTCAAGGAGATGCTGGACAGCTTCGTGGAGATAGCTCCCTGCCCCGGCCCCAGGGAGACTACGACCAGGACGGTATCTCCCGACGAGGAGGAGTTCTCCGGCTTCGTCTTCAAAATACAGGCCAACATGGACCTGGCCCACAGGGACCGCCTGGCCTTCATGAGGATATGCTCGGGAAAATTCCAGAGAGGGATGAAGGTCAAACATCACAGAATAGGCAAGGACATAACCATGTCCAACCCCACCATATTCATGGCCCAGGACAGAGAGCTGGTCGACGAGGCCTGGCCGGGAGACATCGTGGGCATACACAACCACGGCACCATAAAGATAGGGGACACCTTTACCGACAAAGAACCCCTTCAGTACACCGGAATACCGAGCTTCGCGCCGGAGCATTTCAGAAGAGTCAGGCTGGACTCTCCCATGAAGTCCAAACAGCTTCACAAGGGGCTGTTGCAGCTATCCGAAGAGGGAGCCATACAGGTCTTCCGGCCGATAAACGACAATATATTCATACTGGGAGCCGTCGGCGTGCTTCAGTTCGACGTGGCTGTGGCCAGGCTCAAGGCCGAGTACTCGGTGGACGCAAGCTACGACTCCACCCCCTACTCGGTGGCCCGGTGGGTCCGTTGCGACGACCCCAAGAAAATGGCCGAGTTCGAGAAAACCCAGCAGAACAACCTGGCCAAAGACAGCGCCGACCAGCTGGTTTACCTGGCGGCCAACAACTGGGACCTTAAGTACGTGGAGAACCACTGGCCGGAAGTACAGTTTCTGAAGACATGTGAACACTCGGGGGAATAA